In Roseimicrobium gellanilyticum, the following are encoded in one genomic region:
- the mutS gene encoding DNA mismatch repair protein MutS, with protein MSEAVATTPMMKQYLAIRRDLPGDVILLFRLGDFYEMFFEDAKVAAGILNVSLTKRNGIPMCGVPHHAAQSYIARLIRAGKRVAIGEQVGEPVPGKLVARELSEVISAGTVTDGRFLDANKSHYLAAIFRDGKKHGLAYVDHSTGEFELAEFDSLDGLNDELTRIAPSELLYADDQRELMESLGMPKSAQICESYLFLQDQALHALTQHFKVQSLDGYGCGHLTAALGAAGAIMQYLQFQLRKDVSHIKRLRVASLFDGVWIDAASQSHLELVNSRSGAEHTLLHALNRTATPMGARKLRRWVLHPLRDLAQLVSRQEVVSVLLQDPMLLGQLRDMLKDIRDLERTAGRLSQGSGNARDLLVLAQALSAVPALKLLMAECGCGRNGADGMDNLPDIDAGMEPVSAPSVPLLRALHAQLHDLTAMAAEIEQAIVEEPPAPIKEGGIFRDGYLPFLDEFRSASTQGRDWIAKLQNDEIDRTGIKSLKIKYNAVFGYFIEITKSNLDSVPKDYTRKQTTANGERFITDELKRMEDKILGADEKGKALEYEEFVKLRSRAMERLAEIQETAEALATLDALCSLAETARLFNYTRPLLDESRTLVIRDGRHPVLDQNLAGDRFVPNDTYLEEVENRVLIITGPNMAGKSTYIRQVALLTLMAQIGSYVPAATMELGLVDRIFTRIGASDDLSRGQSTFMVEMNETSMILNNATDRSLVILDEIGRGTSTFDGLSIAWSVAEHLHNDLGSRTLFATHYHELTALTATCRAVKNYNVAVKEWNQQIIFLRKIIAGSAEKSYGIQVARLAGLPESVLQRARQILERLEAGHPPNEVAVKPLPILEEIETPAPKKPTRRKGKAGGGANASAGGAGANANADAANAGAVAGASVAEESELEEGDGDDASDEGEGADGNGTSTSRVKKKLRIEKTSVASEAQMSLFG; from the coding sequence ATGTCCGAAGCGGTCGCCACCACCCCCATGATGAAGCAGTACCTCGCCATTCGGCGGGACCTGCCGGGGGATGTGATCCTGCTCTTCCGCCTGGGGGATTTTTACGAGATGTTCTTCGAGGACGCCAAGGTCGCCGCGGGCATCCTCAATGTCTCCCTGACGAAGCGCAACGGCATCCCCATGTGTGGCGTGCCGCACCATGCCGCGCAGAGCTACATCGCCCGCCTCATCCGCGCCGGGAAGCGCGTGGCCATCGGCGAGCAGGTGGGCGAGCCCGTGCCGGGCAAGCTGGTGGCGCGTGAACTCTCGGAGGTCATCAGCGCCGGCACCGTCACCGACGGGCGCTTCCTGGATGCGAACAAGTCCCACTACCTCGCCGCCATCTTCCGCGATGGCAAGAAGCACGGCCTCGCCTATGTGGACCACAGCACGGGCGAGTTCGAGCTGGCCGAGTTTGATTCGCTGGATGGACTGAATGACGAGCTCACCCGCATCGCTCCCAGTGAGCTGCTGTACGCGGATGACCAGCGCGAGCTCATGGAGTCGCTCGGCATGCCGAAGAGCGCGCAGATTTGTGAGAGCTACCTCTTCCTGCAGGACCAGGCGCTGCATGCCCTGACCCAGCACTTCAAGGTGCAATCACTCGATGGCTATGGCTGCGGCCACCTCACCGCGGCCCTCGGCGCGGCGGGCGCCATCATGCAGTACCTGCAGTTCCAACTGCGCAAGGACGTCTCCCACATCAAGCGCCTGCGTGTGGCCTCGCTCTTCGACGGCGTGTGGATCGATGCCGCCAGCCAGTCCCACCTGGAACTGGTGAACAGCCGCAGCGGCGCGGAGCACACCCTCCTGCATGCGCTGAACCGCACCGCCACGCCCATGGGGGCGCGCAAGCTGCGCCGCTGGGTGCTGCACCCGCTGCGTGATCTCGCGCAACTCGTGTCGCGACAGGAAGTCGTCAGCGTGCTCTTGCAGGACCCCATGCTGCTCGGGCAGTTGCGGGACATGCTCAAGGACATCCGCGACCTCGAGCGCACCGCCGGACGTCTCAGCCAGGGCAGTGGAAATGCACGTGACCTCCTCGTGCTCGCGCAGGCCCTCAGCGCCGTGCCCGCGCTGAAGCTCCTCATGGCCGAGTGCGGCTGCGGTCGCAACGGCGCCGATGGCATGGATAACCTGCCGGACATCGATGCGGGCATGGAGCCCGTCTCCGCGCCCAGCGTGCCGCTGCTGCGTGCGTTGCATGCCCAGCTCCACGACCTCACCGCCATGGCTGCGGAGATAGAGCAGGCCATTGTCGAGGAACCACCCGCCCCCATCAAGGAAGGCGGCATCTTCCGCGATGGCTACCTGCCTTTCCTGGATGAATTCCGCAGCGCCTCCACGCAGGGACGCGACTGGATTGCGAAGCTGCAGAATGACGAGATCGACCGCACCGGCATCAAGTCACTCAAGATAAAGTACAACGCGGTGTTCGGGTACTTCATCGAGATCACGAAGTCGAATCTCGACTCCGTGCCGAAGGACTACACACGGAAGCAGACGACGGCGAATGGCGAGCGCTTCATCACCGATGAGCTCAAGCGCATGGAGGACAAAATCCTCGGTGCGGATGAGAAGGGCAAGGCGCTGGAGTACGAGGAGTTTGTGAAGCTGCGCAGCCGCGCCATGGAGCGCCTCGCGGAAATCCAGGAGACGGCAGAGGCCCTCGCCACGCTGGATGCGCTGTGCTCCCTCGCGGAGACCGCGCGCCTCTTCAACTACACCCGCCCCCTGCTGGATGAGTCCCGCACCCTGGTGATTCGCGATGGACGCCACCCCGTGCTGGACCAGAACCTCGCCGGGGACCGCTTCGTGCCGAATGACACCTATCTGGAGGAGGTGGAGAACCGCGTGCTCATCATCACCGGGCCGAACATGGCCGGGAAGAGCACCTACATCCGCCAGGTGGCCCTGCTCACCCTCATGGCGCAAATTGGCAGCTACGTGCCCGCCGCCACCATGGAGCTCGGCCTCGTGGACCGCATCTTCACCCGCATCGGCGCGAGCGATGACCTCTCGCGCGGGCAGAGCACCTTCATGGTGGAGATGAATGAGACCTCCATGATTCTGAACAACGCCACGGACCGCAGCCTCGTCATCCTGGATGAGATAGGCCGCGGCACCAGCACGTTCGATGGCCTCAGCATCGCCTGGAGCGTGGCCGAGCACCTGCACAACGACCTCGGCTCCCGCACCCTCTTCGCCACCCACTACCACGAGCTCACCGCCCTCACCGCCACGTGCCGCGCCGTGAAGAACTACAACGTGGCCGTGAAGGAGTGGAACCAGCAAATCATCTTCCTCCGCAAAATCATCGCCGGCAGCGCCGAGAAAAGCTACGGCATCCAGGTCGCGAGACTCGCGGGACTCCCCGAGAGCGTGCTGCAGAGAGCGCGGCAAATCTTGGAGAGATTGGAAGCAGGACATCCGCCGAACGAAGTCGCCGTGAAACCGCTGCCGATTCTGGAGGAAATCGAAACGCCCGCGCCGAAGAAGCCGACGCGGCGGAAGGGGAAGGCGGGGGGTGGTGCGAATGCGAGCGCAGGTGGTGCAGGTGCTAATGCGAATGCGGATGCTGCGAACGCTGGTGCCGTTGCCGGAGCTTCCGTGGCCGAAGAGAGCGAGCTTGAAGAGGGTGACGGTGACGACGCCAGCGACGAAGGCGAAGGCGCGGATGGCAACGGCACAAGCACGAGCCGCGTGAAAAAGAAACTGCGCATCGAAAAGACCTCCGTGGCCTCCGAGGCGCAGATGAGTTTGTTTGGGTGA
- a CDS encoding transposase: MLDENVFYRFVHGVEFKYFNPFEYVRVTRQNLTHWQQPGVSYFLTYHLADAMPAVLLNQWKQERAIWLSFHPEPWTPEVEDEYHRRFSSQMERWLDAGHGSCVLRRPEVRAEVEESFRYFEGVRYQSFSWVIMPNHVHLLVMLHPDWTLEKVLFTWKRRTSGRINELCGTEGQQWQHDYFDRIIRDGQHFDNVVRYIRRNPVKAKLREGEYTLWESDEVKRVMGSEGRSGSAPRIADHRH; the protein is encoded by the coding sequence TTGCTCGACGAAAATGTATTCTATCGTTTCGTCCATGGCGTGGAGTTCAAGTATTTCAACCCCTTTGAATACGTCCGCGTCACCCGCCAGAACTTGACGCATTGGCAGCAGCCGGGGGTATCCTATTTCCTCACGTATCACCTGGCGGATGCGATGCCCGCCGTGCTCCTCAACCAGTGGAAACAAGAGCGGGCCATTTGGCTTTCCTTTCATCCCGAGCCCTGGACGCCTGAGGTGGAAGATGAATACCACCGTCGCTTCTCTTCACAGATGGAACGGTGGCTGGATGCGGGCCATGGTTCATGTGTGTTGCGTCGTCCCGAGGTGCGAGCGGAGGTAGAGGAGAGCTTCCGATACTTTGAAGGCGTGAGGTATCAAAGCTTCTCGTGGGTCATCATGCCCAATCACGTGCACTTGCTGGTGATGCTGCATCCGGATTGGACGCTGGAGAAGGTGCTCTTCACGTGGAAGCGACGGACCTCGGGACGTATCAATGAGCTTTGCGGCACGGAAGGGCAGCAGTGGCAGCATGACTACTTCGATCGAATCATCCGTGATGGGCAGCACTTTGACAACGTGGTGCGGTACATCCGGAGGAATCCCGTGAAAGCGAAGCTGCGGGAAGGGGAGTACACGCTGTGGGAGAGTGATGAAGTGAAGAGGGTGATGGGAAGCGAAGGAAGAAGTGGATCCGCGCCCAGAATTGCCGACCACCGGCACTAA
- the hrpA gene encoding ATP-dependent RNA helicase HrpA — protein sequence MSPTLNIRYPADLPITARREEIVAAIRQHQVVILAGETGSGKTTQLPKMCLEALPEARGKIGCTQPRRVAAMSVSKRVAEELNVPWGGLVGCKMRFADDTSRDTRVKFMTDGILLAEIQSDPMLRGYSVLILDEAHERSLNIDFLLGYLVGLLKKRPDLKLLVTSATIDTEAFSKAFGNAPIIEVSGRLYPVEIRYKPFEEEDEDMGVIDAAVAAVEDALIESNDGDILVFMPTERDIRDARDLIEGRIGNGYEVLPLFGRMASAEQQRIFAPGRKRRVVIATNVAETSITIPRIRYVIDSGLARVSRYNARTRTKRLPVEAVSQSSANQRAGRAGRVQDGVCIRLFSQEDYLKRERFTMPEIQRANLAEVILRMKAFKLGDIESFPFINPPTQAAVRGGYELLRELGSLSDTHELTSLGHELAKLPLDPTLGRMLLQAREERVLPEMLVIAAGLSIPDPRERPEEKKEQANAAHKAFAAPDSDFMTLWKIWSASPEPGQRSRNALGKFCKSGFLSFTRMTEWRDIWKQLTETFDRDLRESAAAGELKTNLSVEDRIHRCILAGQLSHIALKEGKNIYKAGGNREVMLFPGSNLYERREKNAPHAKPGQQEKSKQPAWIVAGEIVHTSQLFARTVAKIQPDWIAELGAHLVQYKYSEPQWHAKAGRVLVTQRTLLHGLEVKRQSIDFGKVDAVAATDLFIRGALIDNRDTPITLRFYKHNHTVREKIETMLTRVRDNRVYAIDERLFTFYQRHLSGANISSIHDLNKFVNERAAEQPSFLCVTEEELTRGEDFACDPKLFPDQVSVGNSVLPVTYQYRPGEEDDGVTVRVPMQIAAHLTSAQVQWMVPGLREEIATVLMRALPRALRRSFMPIEAKAREVAHEFDPGTGDFFATFASHLTRRYGIDVKPEDWPPNSLPGHLHPRVEVLDQKKNTLMVGRDLSEIQKTVKKRDVKSDAWEKTVARVERHALKAWSFGDLPESLVVEHVAGVEVRGWFGLAAREHEVDVRLYRTREEAARVSVGGVRKLAEIALGKDLVWLMKELRMLNIPGSGSANLTKQLPVSFHAALSQMHVGGSSSAGATSAPVAKNSSPADQMQRSAYEHILAHALRLDPVFPLTEKRFLALCDTVRRELPALTHRVKSLVTQVQEQKGKLLTLSKRYPGLEKDVQRLVPPDVLAVTPHAQLTHLARYLKAIQVRNDRWIANAAKDDAKADLIADFAFDAWPTHVPKSQHETYRWMLEEFRVQVFAPELGTAQPVSEKRLEAMLG from the coding sequence GTGTCCCCCACCCTCAACATCCGCTATCCTGCAGACCTGCCCATCACGGCGCGGCGGGAGGAGATTGTGGCGGCGATACGGCAACACCAGGTCGTGATTCTCGCAGGCGAAACGGGCTCGGGGAAAACGACGCAACTTCCGAAGATGTGCCTGGAGGCGCTGCCGGAGGCACGGGGGAAAATCGGCTGCACGCAGCCGCGACGCGTGGCGGCCATGAGTGTCTCCAAGCGCGTGGCGGAGGAGCTCAATGTGCCGTGGGGCGGACTGGTGGGGTGCAAGATGCGCTTCGCAGATGACACGAGTCGCGACACGCGGGTGAAGTTCATGACGGACGGCATCCTGCTCGCGGAAATCCAAAGCGACCCGATGCTACGCGGCTACTCGGTGCTCATCCTGGATGAAGCGCATGAGCGTTCGCTGAACATCGACTTCCTCCTGGGCTACCTCGTGGGCCTGCTGAAGAAGCGCCCGGACCTGAAGCTGCTCGTCACGTCGGCGACCATCGATACGGAGGCGTTCTCCAAGGCCTTCGGCAATGCGCCCATCATCGAGGTGTCCGGGCGATTGTATCCCGTCGAGATTCGCTACAAGCCTTTCGAGGAAGAGGACGAGGACATGGGCGTCATCGATGCCGCCGTGGCTGCGGTGGAGGATGCACTCATCGAAAGCAATGACGGCGACATCCTCGTCTTCATGCCCACGGAGCGGGACATCCGCGATGCGCGTGATCTCATTGAGGGACGCATCGGCAATGGCTATGAGGTGCTGCCGCTCTTTGGCCGCATGGCCTCGGCAGAGCAGCAGCGCATCTTTGCACCGGGACGGAAACGCCGCGTGGTCATCGCGACGAACGTGGCGGAAACGTCCATCACCATCCCGCGCATCCGTTATGTCATCGACAGTGGTCTCGCGCGTGTGAGCCGGTACAACGCCCGCACGCGCACGAAGCGCCTGCCGGTGGAGGCCGTGTCGCAGAGCAGCGCGAACCAGCGTGCCGGTCGCGCGGGGCGTGTGCAGGATGGCGTGTGCATCCGCCTCTTTTCGCAGGAGGACTACCTGAAGCGCGAACGCTTCACCATGCCGGAAATCCAGCGGGCGAATCTCGCGGAGGTCATCCTGCGCATGAAGGCCTTCAAGCTCGGTGATATCGAAAGCTTCCCGTTCATCAATCCGCCCACGCAGGCGGCGGTGCGTGGCGGCTATGAATTGCTGCGCGAGCTCGGTTCGCTGAGTGACACGCATGAACTCACCTCACTGGGCCATGAACTCGCGAAGCTGCCGCTCGACCCCACGCTGGGGCGCATGCTGCTGCAGGCGCGTGAGGAGCGCGTGCTGCCGGAGATGCTCGTCATCGCCGCGGGTCTGAGCATTCCCGACCCGCGTGAACGACCGGAGGAGAAGAAGGAGCAGGCCAATGCCGCGCACAAGGCCTTCGCCGCGCCGGACTCGGATTTCATGACGCTGTGGAAAATCTGGAGTGCGTCTCCGGAGCCCGGCCAGCGCTCGCGCAATGCGCTGGGCAAGTTCTGCAAGTCGGGCTTCCTCTCCTTCACCCGCATGACGGAGTGGCGGGATATCTGGAAGCAACTCACAGAGACCTTCGACCGCGACCTGCGTGAATCAGCCGCAGCAGGTGAGCTGAAGACAAACCTCAGCGTGGAGGACCGCATCCACCGCTGCATCCTCGCGGGACAGCTCAGCCACATCGCACTGAAGGAAGGGAAGAATATCTACAAGGCGGGAGGCAATCGCGAGGTGATGCTCTTCCCCGGCTCGAACCTCTATGAGCGGCGCGAGAAGAATGCGCCGCATGCCAAGCCGGGCCAGCAGGAGAAGAGCAAGCAGCCCGCGTGGATTGTGGCAGGGGAGATTGTGCATACCTCGCAGCTCTTCGCCCGCACCGTGGCGAAGATACAGCCCGACTGGATTGCCGAGCTGGGCGCGCACCTGGTGCAGTACAAGTACAGCGAGCCGCAGTGGCATGCGAAGGCGGGTCGCGTGCTCGTCACGCAGCGCACCCTGCTCCACGGGCTGGAGGTGAAGCGGCAGAGCATCGACTTCGGCAAGGTGGATGCCGTGGCGGCGACGGATTTGTTTATCCGTGGCGCGCTTATCGATAACCGCGATACACCCATCACGCTGCGCTTCTACAAGCACAACCACACCGTGCGCGAGAAGATAGAGACCATGCTCACGCGCGTGCGGGACAACCGCGTGTATGCCATCGATGAGCGGCTCTTCACCTTCTACCAGCGGCATCTCTCTGGCGCGAATATTTCCTCCATCCATGACCTGAACAAGTTTGTGAATGAGCGCGCGGCGGAGCAGCCTTCCTTCCTCTGCGTGACGGAGGAGGAACTGACGCGCGGCGAGGACTTCGCGTGTGACCCGAAGCTTTTCCCGGACCAGGTGTCCGTGGGGAACAGCGTGCTGCCGGTGACCTATCAATACCGTCCCGGTGAGGAGGATGATGGCGTGACCGTGCGTGTGCCGATGCAAATCGCCGCGCATCTCACCAGCGCCCAAGTGCAGTGGATGGTGCCCGGCCTGCGCGAGGAGATTGCCACCGTGCTCATGCGTGCGCTGCCACGTGCCTTGCGCCGCAGCTTCATGCCCATCGAGGCGAAGGCGCGTGAAGTGGCGCACGAGTTCGACCCGGGCACGGGGGATTTCTTCGCCACCTTCGCGAGTCATCTCACGCGGCGTTATGGCATCGACGTGAAGCCGGAGGACTGGCCGCCGAACAGTCTGCCAGGCCACCTGCATCCGCGCGTGGAGGTGCTGGACCAGAAGAAGAACACCCTCATGGTGGGCCGCGACCTCAGCGAGATCCAGAAGACGGTGAAGAAGCGGGACGTGAAGTCCGATGCGTGGGAGAAGACCGTGGCCCGCGTGGAGCGGCACGCGCTGAAGGCGTGGTCCTTTGGCGACCTGCCGGAGAGCCTCGTGGTGGAGCACGTCGCCGGCGTCGAGGTGCGCGGATGGTTCGGCCTCGCCGCGCGCGAGCACGAGGTGGATGTGCGCCTCTACCGCACGCGTGAGGAAGCTGCGCGCGTCTCCGTGGGTGGCGTGCGCAAGCTGGCGGAGATCGCGTTGGGCAAGGACCTCGTATGGCTCATGAAGGAGCTGCGCATGCTCAATATCCCCGGCAGCGGCAGCGCGAACCTGACGAAGCAACTCCCCGTGAGCTTCCACGCCGCGCTCTCTCAGATGCATGTGGGCGGCAGCTCTTCTGCGGGGGCGACATCAGCACCCGTCGCGAAGAACTCCTCGCCTGCGGACCAGATGCAGCGCAGCGCCTATGAGCACATCCTCGCGCATGCGCTGCGGCTTGACCCGGTGTTCCCCCTCACGGAAAAACGTTTCCTCGCGCTGTGCGACACCGTGCGCCGCGAACTGCCCGCGCTCACGCATCGCGTGAAGTCCCTCGTCACCCAGGTGCAGGAGCAGAAGGGCAAGCTGCTCACGCTCTCCAAGCGCTATCCCGGCCTGGAAAAAGACGTGCAGCGCCTCGTGCCCCCCGATGTGCTCGCCGTGACCCCGCACGCGCAGCTCACCCACCTCGCCCGTTATCTCAAGGCCATCCAGGTCCGCAACGACCGGTGGATCGCCAACGCCGCCAAGGACGACGCCAAAGCCGACCTCATCGCCGACTTCGCCTTCGACGCCTGGCCCACCCACGTGCCCAAGTCCCAACACGAAACCTACCGCTGGATGCTGGAAGAATTCCGCGTGCAGGTGTTCGCGCCCGAGCTCGGCACCGCGCAGCCCGTGAGTGAAAAGCGGCTGGAGGCGATGCTGGGGTGA
- the accD gene encoding acetyl-CoA carboxylase, carboxyltransferase subunit beta, translating to MGIFSKRNVSNLGEKKKDMPEGLWIKCPSCGESLYEVALAKNMKVCTHCGHHFTLTSAERIASLVDEGTFQEMDANLDSVNALGFKDYLGKVKAYQTKTGLTEAVVTGRAKMEGIPVVLAIMDFRFLGASMGSVVGEKITRAIEAATADGCAVIIFSASGGARMHEGILSLMQMAKTCGALARHGEAKLPYISVLTHPTTGGVTASFATVGDIILAEPKCMIGFAGPRVVKETTHSDLPPGFQTAEFMLEHGLVDMIVPREKMREQIVQLLSYVSVGNKVDATARAA from the coding sequence ATGGGAATCTTTTCCAAGCGCAACGTCTCCAACCTCGGCGAGAAGAAAAAGGACATGCCCGAGGGACTCTGGATCAAGTGTCCCTCCTGCGGCGAAAGCCTCTACGAAGTGGCCCTCGCCAAGAACATGAAGGTCTGCACGCACTGCGGACACCATTTCACCCTGACCTCGGCGGAGCGCATCGCCAGCCTCGTGGATGAAGGCACCTTCCAGGAAATGGATGCGAATCTGGACTCCGTAAACGCTCTCGGCTTCAAGGACTACCTCGGCAAGGTGAAGGCTTACCAGACCAAGACCGGCCTGACGGAAGCGGTGGTCACGGGTCGAGCAAAGATGGAGGGCATCCCCGTGGTGCTGGCGATCATGGACTTCCGCTTCCTGGGCGCGAGCATGGGCAGTGTGGTGGGTGAGAAAATCACCCGCGCCATCGAAGCCGCCACGGCGGATGGTTGTGCCGTCATCATCTTCAGTGCCTCCGGTGGCGCACGCATGCACGAGGGCATTTTGAGCCTCATGCAAATGGCCAAGACCTGCGGCGCCCTGGCGCGTCACGGCGAGGCGAAACTGCCCTACATCTCCGTGCTGACCCACCCGACCACGGGCGGCGTCACCGCGAGCTTCGCCACGGTGGGTGACATCATCCTGGCCGAACCGAAGTGCATGATTGGCTTCGCCGGTCCGCGCGTGGTGAAGGAAACGACCCATAGCGACCTGCCCCCCGGCTTCCAAACGGCTGAGTTCATGCTGGAGCACGGTCTCGTGGACATGATTGTGCCGCGCGAAAAGATGCGTGAGCAGATTGTGCAGCTCCTGAGCTATGTGAGCGTGGGGAACAAGGTGGACGCGACGGCAAGGGCGGCGTGA
- a CDS encoding ComF family protein → MVTPSPLAKPTPWWRGYTEAFLDLVYTRKCEGCEVFLPAQRQDEARWLCDVCLKEVQRIHPPFCEVCGESYDGAISGTFRCGNCTGLKLHFDFAIAACQAEGVVRELIHKFKYNRRLHLRGVLGHLLGRTMEDSRLSTLPPAEWALVPVPLHHARQRERDYNQSMELCRELSRTFGIPVVDALRRVRSTTAQASLSRHQRFENLRGAFQASPSLVRQSTLKNRSVLLVDDVLTTGSTTSECARVLRREAGVQKVVVITVARG, encoded by the coding sequence ATGGTCACCCCCAGCCCGCTCGCGAAACCCACCCCTTGGTGGCGCGGATACACGGAGGCGTTTCTGGACCTGGTCTACACGCGGAAATGCGAGGGCTGTGAGGTCTTCCTCCCCGCCCAGCGTCAGGACGAGGCGCGCTGGCTGTGTGATGTCTGCCTGAAGGAGGTGCAGCGCATCCACCCGCCGTTTTGTGAGGTCTGTGGGGAGTCATACGACGGGGCCATCTCCGGGACGTTCCGCTGCGGGAACTGCACGGGGCTGAAGCTGCACTTCGACTTCGCAATCGCGGCCTGCCAGGCGGAGGGGGTGGTGCGGGAGCTGATTCACAAGTTCAAATACAACCGCCGTCTGCACCTGCGCGGGGTGCTGGGCCACCTGCTGGGGCGGACCATGGAAGACTCCCGACTCTCCACGTTGCCGCCTGCGGAGTGGGCACTGGTCCCGGTGCCGCTGCACCATGCCCGGCAGCGGGAGAGGGACTACAACCAGTCCATGGAGCTCTGCCGCGAGCTGTCCCGCACGTTCGGTATCCCGGTGGTAGATGCCTTGCGCCGCGTGCGCTCCACCACGGCCCAGGCGTCCCTCTCCCGGCACCAGCGTTTTGAGAACCTGCGGGGCGCCTTCCAGGCCAGCCCGTCCCTGGTGCGTCAGAGCACGCTCAAGAACCGGTCGGTCCTTCTGGTGGATGACGTGCTGACCACGGGGTCCACCACCAGCGAGTGCGCCCGGGTCCTGAGGCGGGAGGCGGGGGTCCAAAAGGTAGTTGTGATCACGGTCGCCCGCGGTTAG
- a CDS encoding DUF2851 family protein, with amino-acid sequence MSYPVLAQQYVLFRDSMSEGVAELPLRAESPLTELELQSLWFAGEFGSEFTTTCGKRVAVRDFGVWNHAAGPDFTGCAVQTEAGVLKGDIELDPDVRDWERHGHATNPAYEKVALHLYLEGPEARAFSRTAGNREVMQVRLTRDMLRDGARPQLLAEARLGRCATPLREMEPARVHSLLEAAAQYRLQRKSAKLQALVKLHGREQAVYQALSAAMGYRNNQRPFTILAQRLPVKKLGKLGALEREALLFGVSGFLESVRYEDTQPDTRAYLRELWSEWWKQREQYTNWLTEVQQPVWKIGGARPGNHPQRRLGALCAMLGKWKSVYAFLKDTKTWSREGFSEALLELEHDYWNGHYTLLANPATKPLALVGGTRVQEILANVCYPLLVPESGKLWADYLELPAMLDNQKVRRAALRLFGEHPEAGSYQKRLFHQQGLLQIYEDYCLEDDSACNECPFPEKLKGWQFGATVGR; translated from the coding sequence ATGAGCTATCCGGTCCTGGCCCAGCAGTATGTGCTCTTTCGAGACAGCATGTCTGAAGGTGTAGCGGAGCTGCCGCTGCGCGCGGAAAGCCCGCTGACGGAGCTGGAACTACAGAGCCTGTGGTTTGCCGGGGAGTTCGGCAGTGAGTTCACCACGACCTGTGGCAAGCGGGTGGCGGTGCGGGACTTCGGTGTGTGGAACCATGCGGCGGGGCCGGACTTCACGGGTTGCGCGGTGCAGACGGAAGCTGGCGTGCTGAAGGGGGACATCGAGCTGGACCCGGATGTGCGGGACTGGGAACGGCACGGGCATGCCACGAACCCGGCGTATGAGAAAGTGGCGTTGCACTTGTATCTGGAGGGGCCGGAAGCGCGGGCCTTCAGCCGCACGGCAGGCAATCGCGAGGTGATGCAGGTGCGCCTCACCCGGGATATGCTGCGGGACGGGGCAAGGCCGCAGTTGCTGGCCGAGGCGCGACTGGGGCGATGCGCCACGCCCTTGCGTGAGATGGAACCGGCACGCGTACACTCGCTGCTGGAGGCAGCGGCGCAGTACCGGTTGCAGCGGAAATCCGCGAAGCTCCAGGCGCTGGTGAAGCTGCATGGGCGGGAGCAGGCAGTGTATCAGGCTCTCTCTGCCGCGATGGGATATCGGAACAACCAGCGGCCGTTTACCATTCTGGCGCAGCGACTGCCCGTGAAGAAGCTGGGCAAGCTCGGCGCGCTGGAGCGGGAGGCGCTGCTGTTTGGGGTGTCAGGCTTTCTGGAATCGGTACGGTATGAGGATACCCAACCGGACACGCGGGCCTATTTGCGCGAGCTGTGGTCCGAGTGGTGGAAGCAGCGGGAGCAGTACACAAACTGGCTCACCGAGGTGCAGCAGCCGGTGTGGAAGATTGGCGGCGCGAGGCCAGGGAATCACCCGCAGCGTCGGCTCGGCGCGCTCTGTGCGATGCTGGGAAAGTGGAAAAGCGTGTATGCCTTCCTGAAGGACACGAAGACCTGGAGTCGCGAGGGCTTTTCTGAAGCGCTACTGGAACTAGAGCACGACTACTGGAACGGGCACTACACCTTGCTCGCGAATCCCGCGACGAAGCCGCTCGCTCTGGTAGGAGGGACACGGGTGCAGGAGATTTTGGCGAATGTCTGCTACCCGCTTCTGGTGCCGGAGAGCGGGAAACTGTGGGCGGACTACCTGGAACTGCCCGCGATGCTGGATAACCAGAAGGTGCGGCGCGCGGCGCTGCGGCTCTTCGGCGAGCACCCGGAGGCGGGGAGCTACCAGAAGCGGCTGTTTCACCAGCAGGGGCTGCTGCAGATCTATGAGGACTACTGCCTGGAGGACGACTCGGCGTGCAATGAGTGTCCGTTTCCGGAGAAGCTGAAGGGGTGGCAGTTCGGTGCGACGGTAGGACGGTGA